The region TTACAGAAATTACTAAAGCTCAATTATTGAATCTACAACTTGGAAGGCTAAAAGATAATGCGCAGTTAAAACACACACAGGTTTCTATGGCAAAAAGGAATAATTGTAAAATTGCTCTGGATATTGCACGTGAATCACGACAAATTCTGGGAGCAAATGGTATCTTAGATGAATATCCAGTTATGCGGCACGCTGCTAATTTAGAATCGGTGATAACTTATGAAGGAACACATGAAATGCACACTCTGATTATCGGAGAAGACATCACTGGTTTTTCTGCTTTCGATTAATTTAATATTTTATTAAAGGGATTATGTTAGATAAAAAACAATTGGACATGGGATTAACATTTGATGATGTTCTGCTTATTCCGGCCAAATCTTCTGTTCTTCCAAGGGAAGTTAATATAACAACATTTCTTACTCCTGATATTAAACTCAATATTCCTATTCTTTCTGCTGCGATGGATACAGTTACTGAGTCAGATATGGCAATTGCAATTGCACGGGAAGGTGGAATTGGAGTATTGCATAAAAACCTATCTATTGAAGAACAAGTAAATGAAGTAGATAAGGTCAAAAGATCTGAAAGTGGAATGATAATAAATCCTATTACACTTACACCAGATGAAACAATTGGTGATGCATTAGAAATTATGAAAAAATATAGGGTATCTGGTATTCCGGTTGTTGATCAGAATAATAAATTAGTTGGGATACTTACAAACCGCGATCTTCGTTTTGAACCTAATCGAAAATTAAAAGTATCTGATTTAATGACAAAAGAACATTTAATTACTGCACCGGTTGGAACTACACTTGAGAAAGCAGAGACTCTTCTGCAAAAATATAAAATAGAAAAGCTGCCCGTTGTTGATAAAGCAGGATCTTTAAAAGGTCTGATAACTTTTAAAGATATTATGAAAAAGAAGAAACATCCAAATGCTTGTAAAGATGAACATGGAAGATTAAGAGTAGGAGCTGCAGTAGGAATAACTTTTGATACTTTGGATAGAGTTAAATCACTTTCTGATGCTGGTGCTGATGTTATAGTTGTTGATACTGCACACGGTCATTCAGCAGGGGTTATTAAGACTATAAAGCAAATAAGGAAAAAATTTAGATATATCCAGTTAATCGCTGGTAACATAGGAACTTATGAAGCTGCAATTGATCTTGTAAATTGTAAAGTTGACGCAATAAAAGTCGGAATTGGGCCAGGCTCAATTTGCACAACTAGAGTTATTGCAGGAGTTGGGATTCCACAAATATCTGCAATTGGATACGTATATTCAGCAACAAAAAAATATGGAATACCAATAATAGCTGATGGCGGAATTAAACAAACTGGTGATGTTCCAAAAGCAATTGCTGCTGGAGCAGACTCTGTTATGATTGGTGGACTTTTCGCTGGTGTTGATGAGAGTCCTGGTGAAAAGATATTGTATGAAGGACGAAGTTTTAAACTATATCGAGGTATGGGTTCACTAAGTGCTATGAAAAAAGGTAGTAAAGATAGATATTTTCAGGATGCTGAAGATGATATTAAAAAACTTGTACCTGAAGGAATTGAAGGTCGAGTTCCTTACAAAGGACCATTAGAAGATACAGTTTATCAACTTGTTGGCGGGTTAAGAGCATCAATGGGTTATACTGGAAATAAAAACATAAAGGAATTAAAATCAAAAGGAAAGTTTATCAGGATTACTCTTGCAGGACTTAAAGAAAGTCATCCCCACGATGTTATTCTTACACAAGAAGCACCAAATTATCAAAGCAGTAAATAGGATTAAAAATGTTTAAAGTTTTGGTAGTTGCTTATTATTTTCCTCCAATGGGATTAAGCGGGGTTCAAAGAACTCTCAAGTTTGTGAAGTATATGAAAAACTATAACTGGGAACCAACCGTTATTACCAGTGGAAATGTTGCTTATTATGCTCATGATACATCTTTAATGAAGGAATTGGAAGAATCTGAAATAAAAGTGATCCGAGTTTCTGGAAGTAAAGAACCTAATTCCATTTTATCGAAGTTAGGAACAGTTAAACCACCAAGTGAATTTATCCGAAATATTCTTGATAAGATAAGTCAAACTGTTTTCATCCCTGATAATAAAAAAT is a window of Ignavibacterium sp. DNA encoding:
- the guaB gene encoding IMP dehydrogenase: MLDKKQLDMGLTFDDVLLIPAKSSVLPREVNITTFLTPDIKLNIPILSAAMDTVTESDMAIAIAREGGIGVLHKNLSIEEQVNEVDKVKRSESGMIINPITLTPDETIGDALEIMKKYRVSGIPVVDQNNKLVGILTNRDLRFEPNRKLKVSDLMTKEHLITAPVGTTLEKAETLLQKYKIEKLPVVDKAGSLKGLITFKDIMKKKKHPNACKDEHGRLRVGAAVGITFDTLDRVKSLSDAGADVIVVDTAHGHSAGVIKTIKQIRKKFRYIQLIAGNIGTYEAAIDLVNCKVDAIKVGIGPGSICTTRVIAGVGIPQISAIGYVYSATKKYGIPIIADGGIKQTGDVPKAIAAGADSVMIGGLFAGVDESPGEKILYEGRSFKLYRGMGSLSAMKKGSKDRYFQDAEDDIKKLVPEGIEGRVPYKGPLEDTVYQLVGGLRASMGYTGNKNIKELKSKGKFIRITLAGLKESHPHDVILTQEAPNYQSSK